The DNA window ATGGGTGACCGCCCCACTGGACAAGGACTGCGTACGCACCCCGGCCGGAACATCCCGCAGCGGTGCAGTGGTCGCCGGCACCTGCGCCAAGGCCACACCGACAAACCCCGCGTAGAGACACGCCACGCGTGTCATCGCCACAACGACGCCCCGCGAACCCGTCACCACGCCAGCACCGTGATCTCTTCACGGTCGTGATACAGCTGTTTGGCGCGCACATTCAACGGCCGCCCGGCCTGCTCCTGGAACAGATCCAGGCACAGCCGGGTCTCATCCCAGCGCTTCTTCATCGGCAGCTTCAGATTGAAAATCGCATGCCGGCACCAGCCCTCGCGGAACCAGGTGGCCATGCGTTCGGCCACGCGTCGCGGCTGTTCGACCATGTCGCAGACCATCCAGTCCAGCGGCGCTTCCGGCTGCCAATGGAAACCATCGGCGCGCAGGTGCTCGACCAGGCCGGTCTGCAGCACGTGCTCGCGCAGCGGGCCGTTGTCCACGCTGATTACGTGCATGTGCTGGCGGGTCAACACCCAGGTCCAGCCGCCGGGCGCGGCACCGAGGTCGGCCGCGCGCATGCCAGGCTTGACCAGCTGCTCGCGTTCTTCCGGGCGCATCAGGGTCAGCAGCGCTTCGTCCAGCTTCAGCGCCGAGCGCGACGGCGCTTCCGGCAGCAGCTTCAGGCGCGGAATGCCCAGCGCCCACGGCGCGCTGTCACGCGTGTCGGCCACGCATACGAAGGCATGCCGGCCATCGACAAAGACCACGTGCAGTCGCGGCAGGCCGGTGTTGGCCCTGTCGGTCAGCAGGCCGGCCTTGCGCAGCGCCGGGCGCAGCGCATTGCCGAAGGCACGCGCCAGACCGGCCAGCGGTTTGCCGGCGTCCGAATCGGGGTGTTCGACCCACATGTCGCCGAACCGGGCCTGGCCTTCCAGCGCGGCCAGAATCGGGGTGATGCGGTCGGCCGGGTCCAGCTCGCGCAGCTCGGCCAGCACCACCAGCTTCTGGCGGGCAAAGATCAGCGAGCGCCACGGCAGGGCCTGCGACAGCTTGGCCCCTTCGTCGGTGGCGAACAGCACATAGCCGTCGTTGCGCTGGGTGCGCGCGTAGCCGGCCACGCCGGCGTAGGCCGCGCGCTCGCTCAGCTCACCCGCCAGCTCGGGCTCGAAGCCCTGGCGGCACAGACACAGCAGGCCGCTCACAGGCGCGCACCTGTGGCAGCGCGATCAGTAATGCGCGCCATTGGTTTCCCCATAGGTGCGCAGCACCGCGCGCGCAGCGTCGCGGTTGATGCCGCGCACCACCTCGATACCGCGCTTATTGAGCTCGCCGACCCAGTCGGCAGGCAGCGGACCTTCGTCGAACGGGGTCAGTTCTTCCACGTCCTGTGCGCTGGCCCCGATCAGCAGGCGGTCGATGCCGGCCCAGATGGTCGCACCGAAGCACTGGCAGCACGGCTGCGACGAAGTGGCCAAGGTGATGGGCGTAAGCACATCGTTCAGGCGCGGGGTCTGCAGGCGCTGCTGGGCCAGCATGTAGGCCATGTTTTCAGCATGCGCCAGCGAAGTGTTGTGCGGCACCACGCGGTTCACGCCGGCGGCGATCACGGTGTCGCCGGGGCCAAACACCACCGCGCCGAACGGACCGCCACTGGCGTGTTCAACATTCAGGCGCGACAGCTCGATGGCCAGGGCGACCTTGGCCTCATCGCCAGGATAGGCACGGGCCAGGTCAATCTGGTCGTGGATCCAGGCGGGCAGGGTCAGGTGGACTTGTGCGTACAGCATGGCAGTTCTCTCAGGCCGACCAGGTGTCGCGCAGGGTCACGCTGCGGTTGAACACCGGGGCGGCGGCAGTGTGGTCACGGCGGTCGGCGACGAAGTAGCCGGTGCGCTCGAACTGGAACGACTGCTCCGGCGCGGCATCGGCGGCAGCGGGTTCGACGTAGCCGGTGACGGTGCGGCGCGATTCCGGGTTGAGGTAGTCGCGGTAGGTCTTGCCTTCGGATTCGTCGTCCGGGTTCGGCACGGAGAACAGGCGGTCGTACAGACGGATTTCCGCCGGCACGCCGTGCGCGGCGCTGACCCAGTGGATGGTGCCCTTGACCTTGCGGTTGGCCCCTTCCATGCCGGGACGCGATTCCGGGTCCAGCCAGCCGCGCAGTTCGGTGATGGTGCCGTCGGCATCCTTGATCACTTCATCGCAGCGGATGATGCCGGCCCCGCGCAGGCGCACTTCGCCGCCCGGCACCAGGCGCTTCCAGCCCTTCGGCGGTACTTCGGCGAAGTCTTCGCGGTCGATCCACACCTCACGCGCGAACGGCACCGAACGGCTGCCGAAGGCCTCGTCCTTGGGGTGGTTGCTGAAAGTGAGCTGTTCTTCAAAGCCTTCCGGCAGGTTGGACAGCACCAGCTTGACCGGGTCGATCACCGCCATACGGCGTGCGGCGGCACTGTCCAGGTTTTCGCGCAGCGCGCCTTCGAGCACGCTGAAGTCAATCAGCGAGTTCTGCTTGCTGATGCCGACGCGTTCGGCGAACAGGCGCATGGC is part of the Stenotrophomonas oahuensis genome and encodes:
- the rlmM gene encoding 23S rRNA (cytidine(2498)-2'-O)-methyltransferase RlmM, translated to MSGLLCLCRQGFEPELAGELSERAAYAGVAGYARTQRNDGYVLFATDEGAKLSQALPWRSLIFARQKLVVLAELRELDPADRITPILAALEGQARFGDMWVEHPDSDAGKPLAGLARAFGNALRPALRKAGLLTDRANTGLPRLHVVFVDGRHAFVCVADTRDSAPWALGIPRLKLLPEAPSRSALKLDEALLTLMRPEEREQLVKPGMRAADLGAAPGGWTWVLTRQHMHVISVDNGPLREHVLQTGLVEHLRADGFHWQPEAPLDWMVCDMVEQPRRVAERMATWFREGWCRHAIFNLKLPMKKRWDETRLCLDLFQEQAGRPLNVRAKQLYHDREEITVLAW
- a CDS encoding nucleoside deaminase, with amino-acid sequence MLYAQVHLTLPAWIHDQIDLARAYPGDEAKVALAIELSRLNVEHASGGPFGAVVFGPGDTVIAAGVNRVVPHNTSLAHAENMAYMLAQQRLQTPRLNDVLTPITLATSSQPCCQCFGATIWAGIDRLLIGASAQDVEELTPFDEGPLPADWVGELNKRGIEVVRGINRDAARAVLRTYGETNGAHY